The DNA region CCCCCCAGGATTTCACTTTTTATCTGAACATTTcttgccctccctccctttgcaCATGATGTGGAACTGGACTGACTGGTTTGAACCTGATCTCAAGCcacccagaggagggagaggcctgCCAGCCAGCTGGCCCGCAGAGGCAGGGGGAGAAGCCAGGACGTTTGGGGCTGGACAAGCCCTCCCAGAATGGGCTGGAGTTCACTGGACACAAAGAGCCCCCGTCCTGATTGCTCTTCTCAGAACTCAGCTGTTCTGGAAGAGCAGTAAAATCAGGACGCCTCTCTGGGTGTCACTGAAACACATCAAGTGTCTTGATTCAGGAATTAAACGGCAGCAAGGACGATCCTGGTGAATGTGGCTGGTGAGGGGCTTCACGGAGTGAATGAAAACCAGACGCTTTAGGAACCCTGCACGGCGGGGTGGGGTGCGGTGGGCAGATGGGTTGTGCAAGGCAGGGCGAGAGCTACAATCACGGtcggaggaggaaagagagagaggatgtttTACTTTGCTTGACTTATTCCAGAAGTTTACAATCAGAAAATCTGGAGAGAAGCTACTTAAATGTTAGCATAAGAGTAAGTTttggtatttttgaaaaataaaattcaattttatatttcatattgagtttaaaattctagaacaggcaaagctAATCTATAGTCCACAAAGCAGGTCAGCAGTTGCCTGAGGGCCGACAGCAGAGGGGCCAAAGGAGaatttttggggtgatggaaatgctctagaTCTTCTTGGAGCTGGTGGCTACACGGgtttacacatttgtcaaaaccgcTGAATTTAACTAGGtgcattttattacatttaataatACTTCAATAAGGTTGATTTTAAAAGGAACCACATCGTGTACCAGAGGCAGAGGACCCTGTTTCACTGCTCTGGGCCTGCAGTACACATCTGCAGCATCCTGACCCTCAGGGAGTGGCCCTGGGGGGGCGGAATCCCAGAAGGAGGGATGGCTAGGAACTGACCAGGCCTGAGCCGGAACAAGTGACAGGTGACGGGGCAGGCTGCCCACAAGACGGTCTGCAAAAGCGGTGGGAAAGCTGGGAGTTCACGGCAGCAAGGAGCATGCAGAAGCCAGAGCACTTACGGGCACAGAGAGCAGCTTGCCCGGCTTCTTCAGTTCCTGCAGAACCTCCAGGTAGAACTTGAAAAAGAAGCTGACCACCAGAGTCCTCTTGAATTCCACACTGCCCCCCGGAGCCCCGCCTGGGAGGGAGACTTCGTCCAGGAGCAGCCTGCAAGCCTCATCCAGCATTGGCTCATTCCAGCGCCTGGGAAGGTTGCAGGCAGGAGGAACCAGCTGACGAGCAGTTCCAATCGAGCGGTGCGTGCTGGGTATTGCATGGGGATAAGCTGGAGAGCCCAAGTCTCCTTTTAGGAGTTGGAAGGGAACTTCAAAATCACCTCACCAAGCCCTTCAGGAAAACCGGGGCCTGGGAGGCTGTGCCCAGTGGCCCGAGGGTCATGGCAGGCTGGGGATGGCACCTGTCCCATTGCAACCTGAACCAAGCATGTTCAAGAGCCAGAGCCAGGCATTAAAGAAGTAGACCATTAGGGCCCATTCCATCACGAACTGCACAGGACTCAGACTCGGACACTGCCtcactgaggcagagggagggggtcCTGGGCAGCGGGAGCTGCAGGCGCCACGTGGATGTGGCCTGGCGTGGCTTTGCTGGGGATTGATGAACACAAGAGAATGGGGCTGCACACAGTCCTGGGCCATTTTTGGTGTATCGCTCACCCAAAGAGTGGTGCTTAATTAATCACAGTCAAATAAGATCTGATTCATTTAGCGAAATTACAGAAGGAACAACTAGTAATGCCCCCCAGAGGAGTTTCCACCCTCCTAGCACTTCACCAGCTCCTGCTGCAGCCAAGCTTCCACTTGCTTCTGTGATGCCAAGTTTCACCCTCGGGGGGGCAGCATTCGTCGCTTACCTGCCCAGGAGCTGCTGGCAGGATTTCTGTGCACTGATTGTGGCATCCCCGACCCCTCCGTAAGCCAGGCTCAGGTCCTCAATGGTGTCCGTGCCTTCTTGGAAGAGGACTCGCATGCCAGCCGTCACGTCGGCCAAGGCATTCTGCTGGCACTGAGCCTGTCGGAAGGCTGACACAAATTCCCACTGTGGAGACAAAACTCATGAAGTTATATGATATGTCAAAGCTTTGACATGGTTTCCGCTTCTTGGTGCCACTAATTGATCACTTAGACTCAATCGAAAGGGACACAAAAGACACTTGGCACAATCAGAGAGAACTTGGCTGCCTTCTTGTTCCAAGTGAGAATGATGTCCGCCCAAGGTCCTCCCCTGGGGAGGCCAGGATGCCTCACATGGAATGCCTGGGTCATTTCCACAAGCCCTTCTTTCCAGGTGCCCTTCCCTCTCGCCTTCAGATGTCTTTGTCCCCATGAGGATGGAAGAGCCCCCCAACACATATGCTTTTAAATGTGATTTACTTAAAGTGCAAAAGAGACCCACCACATTTCTTGGTTTGTAGAAACGGTCacttttccattttgcaaagCTCGTAAAGGAGTTGACTAAAACTTTCCAACAGTGACCTGGGGAATCTTGCATCAGGAACAAGAGTCAGGAGGGTGATGGCTGCCCCACTGACCCCTTGGCACCGTGACGGCTGGTGTGCTGACATGAGGTTAACGGAGGTGGCCTGTGCCTCCAGTGCGTTCCATCTGCGTGGCCACTGACGGCGCTGTGTTTGAGTCTGCCTGTTGTTCTGTCTGGGGCCTTTATGCAGATGCACATTTGACTGGGAACACACTTCGGAGTTTCCAttccaagggaaaaataaatgaagctcCTACATGGCTGAAGGCAGGACTTAGTATAAGACTTTTTGCATAACCAAGCCGAGTCCGGGCtttgggtctgtgtgtgtgtgtgtgtgtgtgtgtgtgtgtgtgtgtgtggtattgcCTCTCTCAGGAAGTGTCTTCTCAGATTGGATTCAGGCACAGTTTTGGGGAGAGGCACAGGgaagagggagtgaggagagagggccCCTCCTTTCACCCCCAGAGATCCTGAGTCAGTCAGCGTCTGGAGGCCCTCAGGCTCCTGTGAACCGCTGGGGTTAGCTGGAGGAGGGGGGCACGGGGaggcctggccccagcctccctctccctaTGGGTCAGGCAGAGTAGCTCTCTCCACAGCCAGAGAGCTTTAATTTCTGCCTCCCAGAGTCGACCCCTGGACATCAGCAGGCCTGGAAGCACGACTGTGGCctgcacaggccctgccccacagctgAAACAACCCCAAATCCACCCCCGGAGCTGCCTGCCCGAGGGTGAGGGCCTCGGGGCCGGGCCAGGCCACAGCAGGCAGGAAACAGGTTTTCAGGGCAGAGCtattttccttccatctgcttTCAGATTTCCAAAGATGACTGGACGCAGTTTCGGGAAGGGAAAAACAGTTCTCAGAAGCGACCAGCGAGTTCTTACCCTTTGAGAGTGAGGGATGTACACTGACTCCAAAATTTCCTCTGGCTTAAGGTCTGCACTTGCCAACCCAGCAAGAAAATCTCTGTCTAGAGGAATCTGCCGTGTCCCTTCTGTGGAAGAAAATGACATTTCTGCACGGTCACAACAAGGAATGTGAGATTATTCTGTACTTTAAACGTCagcagcaaagaagaaaaggccACGTTCCTCTGCACCAAGCGATGCTGAGGTCTGAGCATGTGGCCACCCAGGGCTCCCCGTCCCCTCCTCAGGCTGGACATGCTCTTGGAACCTGGGCTCCTCCGCCCCAAGGCCGCCAGGCCAGCACGGTCACCTCTCAGCAGATGCTGGGTGACTAAATCTAAGTCGTCTGATACTAAGATCAAGATAAGGGCGTCACTTCAGCCGAGACGGGGTTCGTCTCCACTGTTATCAGAGTTGGAATCAGTGGATTTGCTTTTTGTTCTTGCTGCTGCTTTTGGCTCCTACAGCGGATACCTCCACCGTTAGAGCAGAGAGAACAATTCACAAAACCTCCTTTCAGCCCAGTTGTTACCACTTAGTGGTCAGAGCGTGCCCTCTGGCTTTAGAAGGCGGTTGTGTTCTCgtttcgttgatggtttcctttgctgggcagaagctttttagtctgacgtagaaatgagtcagacagagaaaggcaaaccccgcatgatttcactcgtgtgaagacagacaaacacatagctaaggagaacagattggcggttaccagaagggaagggtgaggggagggtgaaaggggaaGAGGGACATACTATGGTGATGGATGAACTGGACTCtcggtggtgagcacgatgcagtctatgcagaaactgatacataataatggaCACCTGAAATTGACACAgtcataagccaatatgacctcaataaaattattaaagagtGAAAGAACAAGCGGTTTGTGGCTCCCCAGGAGGTGCGGTGGGAGATCAAAGCGCAGCCTCGCCATCTGTCGCGGGTTCGTGCCCTGGCACTTGTGCCGATTGGCAGAGGGTGCGGCGGAGAAGGAGGCCCGGGGAGCCCTGCTGGCCGCTGCCGCCTGCCCACTGCCTGGTCGGCCAGCTCGTCCACCGGCCCCGCGGGCGCTGGGGGCGCTGAGGGTGGAGTGGCTTTGGTAGAGCTGGGAGAACAGAGACCGTCAGCTGTTTTCCAACAGCCCAAGAGAAGAGCCCAACTACTGCCCTTCCTACTAGTGTGGGGCGCCCTGCGTGGAGGCTGGGCCGTCCTTGCTGTCCTGAGGCCCCAGAGTCTAGGCTTTTTCTCTCTGGGTCTTAGGGGGCGAGCTGGGGTCGTCCTGGACCACGGGGCTGGAGGACTCAGCAAAATGGCTGACGGGCCGAGCAGGGGTGAGGCTTTTGCTTTCCTCCTTCAAGGGCGGGCCCCGTGCAAAGCTGAACAGGGGAGAGCGAGTTTGTCCTCTGCCACCAAGTCTCTCCCCGCGCTTCTGAGTTCCCGCCAATGGGGGATGGGAGTGTGTTAGCCAACAAACCCTGCGGGAGGGCTGCGATGCCTGTGATATGATTCCTGGTgggacaccccccaccccaagctcAGGCCAGGCAGCTTGTGCTCGCTCCCGGCACCCCAGAGCCCGGGCTGTGTTAGCCCCAAGGAGTGAAGGACAGACCCGCTGagtgggagggacagagggaatgGGTGTTTGATGAGTTGGTGTAGGGGGAGCCATGGGAGGGGTAGTGAGAGGCCCTGGGAGGCGGCCTGATGGGGAAGAGGCAAGCACACTGTATGGAAATGACAGACTGGGGCTCCCAGACAGGGAGACAAGCGTAGTGTAGCATGGAGCGGCCCAAGCCGGCATGGAAGTTAATcactgccttcctcctgccccagggggCCTGGGTGTCTGCAGTGCTCCTCACCAGACTTGTGGTTCCCACACAGTCCCTGGAGGGGGGCCATGAAGAGGAGGGGGGAGCGGTCCTCAGCCCCAGAGCCTTCGCCTCAGCCGCCGCACACCGCCCTGGCTGACACAAGGGCTGAGCTGTGGcctgggggggtgtgtgtgtgtgtgtgtgtgtgtggtgggtggtgCCAGAAAGAAGCACTGGCCACCTCCTTGGGTCACTGTGCTTTTCTCCAGGAGCCTGAGCTCCCCATGGTGGTTCGAGAGCCAGAGACCTGGGCTCTCACTTGGAGCAGTtccttaaaaaagacaaaaaatctcCAGGTGCTGTTCACAGCCTTCCAAGGCAGCTTACCTTTGGACATCAGATTGAGGGCGGTGTTGCCCACAGCCAGAACTGGATTCAGATCCGAATAGCAGTGCCGGCTCATGATATGTCCCCCTAAGGACTAAGGAGAGAGAGGGATAGCCTCGGTCATCTTATCCCTCAAACCCCACGCCCCCAGGCACCTGCTCATGGTCCTCTCTGGTGGTGGAGGTGTCCAGAGGAAGCTTGGTCTCCTTTGCAGAGGGACTCAGACCTTCGGGGAGGACCCCCTCCCACCCGCAGCTTTGAGTGGGGAGAGGAATTGATGGCAAACAACACTGGTGTGGCGTTTGGTAAGTTCCACCTGCTGTCTAACCTCTTCACACATGTTTAcccacttcatcctcacaacagcccagtGAGATTGATGCCATcatcccgttttacagatgaagacactggggcacagagaaattaTGAAACTTGAGCAAGGTCTCCCAGCTTGGAAGGGGCAGGCCTGGGATTCCAATCCAAGCAGCGAGGCTCAGTGGCAGTTCTGAACCACCTCCTCTCAACCTTGACCACAGTGCAGGTGGCCGTGGTGTTGGGTACAGAGATGCCGTCCTGCCCTGGGTACGGCAGCatctcagcctcctcccccaTGGCCTCTGAAACTGCTGGACCTCACTTGGGCCAGGCTGGGGTTCTGGGCATCCCCACCACCGAGAGAgctgccctcttcctcttcctggagcTCCACTCGGCTCTGGTTGAGCCTGTAGCATCTCAGAACTCGGGAGGGAAATGACTGGCCATTCAACTCGGTACAGTCCTCCCCACATAGTGATGGAATCCACAGTGCCCGCCGGGTAGCTGTGGTCTGGGCTGGAACGTGGGTGAGGACGGAGAACCCCCAGTCCTCGATGAACAGCTCGATTTTGAAGTTCTTGTTTCCATGGAGCTGGAGTCCACCTGCCTGGACTCTCACGTGTCAGTCATACTCCTGCCCTATGTGAGTGTGTGAAATAAATCGGTCTGTCCTCAGAGTCTAGAAGTATTTGAAGGCCGTTCTTGTGATCGCTCTGACTTTGCCCACCCCGGCCATTCCTCTCTCTGATGTGGTTTCCAACCCCTCATTCTCCTGTCACCGTCTCCTCGCCAGGCTCCAGGGTGTCAGCCAGAGTTCTGGACGGGAAGGGGCATTTTGGAATCACTTGAAGAGCTTTTTCAGGGGAAACACGTCCTCCCCAGATTCCTACACCCCAAGGATTTCTAAGGCACCATTTGGGGCATGTAGGAGAGGAAGCAGGTGTATTTTGAAAACCTAACGAggtctcttctgctttcttccaaAGTCAAAAATAACCAGACCTTAAAGTGTGCCTCCCGGATCTGAGCGTTATTCTCCAACTGTGCTGAAGAATAGTCCTGATTTTAGGTGCTATACTTCTGTAGTGCAGCCTAAGACTAAATTAGATTCTTCCACAGTCTTATCAAGAAATTAGCAAAACCGTGACATCTTTTTCCCACCTATATGGCTACTTGGCTATTCTCTTGATTTTGACTTAGATTCTTCTTTTAAACATGTCATTAAATAATGTgtgttaaatgttaaatatttattgtgccagTCGTTTCAGCCTGCTGGGACCCTTTTGCATACTGATTCTGCCGATCCCCGTTTCAATATTTCAGTGATATTAAGAAATCGGCGCGGTGTGCCTAAGGCTTGGCCCAGAGGACGTACTGCCATATTCCGGATCTGCTGGCCTGCCAGCCTCTTCAGGTGCTTCAGGAGGGCTCGGTACGTCTGAGTTTTCTCCTCTGGGAGCTCGGAAACCCTCccagccaagatgtccttcaccTGGGCCAGACTGCAGCCAGCACCTATCGTCAGCCCTGGAAAGCAAATGGTTTTCATAGGTGACATGGGAGGAGCAGCTGAATTGTAGCCCTGGTGCCAGGGCCTTATGTTTGGCTAGTGCAATGGCTCTGCACACTGACTGTACAGAGAATCACCAGGAACTCAAAACCGGCACAGATGCCCTGCTCCCAGATCAGTCAAATGGGAATCTCTGGGCACGGGGCTTTTTCAAAGGCTCCCGGGTAGCTCTCCCGTGCAGCCAGTGTTAGAAACCCCTAGGCTGGCCTACACCCTtctttggaaaaggcaaggaaatagaggGTAGAGAGAAGGAATGACAGTCACGACTAGCAGGTGGCAGACCCTACGAGAACTTTCCATGACCCCCTCCTGATCGACCACAGTGAAGCTCTGCAAAGCTGTTTTGTGATTAAGGGGGATAAATCTGATGGCATTATAATAACACCAAAGTTCTTCCAGCTCCCGAGGTCATTGTCTCAAGTCAATAATGCTGTGACTGCCCATGTGCACTTCTACAGGTGGCCTTGATGCTCAGAATCGTCAACAACCCAGTTGCTGAGGGGCACCGGCCAACCAGAATGAACACGGCTGGGTGGGGAGCTGCCCCAGGTATTGTGTGAGTTGTTGTTGGGCATGGGGACATTGGGGGTCCCCAGGGAGGAgccagggaagcaggagcagTGGCAGAGCATCGGGGAGGACTGGGGCAATGCTATTTTCTACCTGGCGAGGAGGTCATTCAAAGTTCTAACCCCCGTTGCAGCCACACCTCTGAGTATCGGGAGGATATTAGCACGGGGGTTTCTCCATGGTAGGGATGTAAGGGTTCAGATCCATCTTTGAAAGTGGAATCACCCAAGCCATCGGGAGATGACTTAGTCAGCCTCTTAAAGTTAATCCTTCCTGTTCCCCAGGGTTTGCAGAATGAATCACTGACCCGTAGAGTTAGATTTGATATCAGTTCCAGGGTGGGGTCTAACTACAGTGAGTCTGTTTTTATCAGGTTGCAGGCTGggctttgatttttctcctgtggattaatctttgagaatattcctcCCTCCCACATAGCTTTgttttatcaatattaaaaatgtacttgGCACAgtatttcccccacccctgccaccacGCCCGAGTAACCGCCACACCCTGCTGCTTCAGTCATCTCGGCCAACCTAACAGAGCAGGGAAGCTGAGGCTGCTGCTCCCTGTCCTTACTCGAACCAAATCTAAGCTGCCCCTCCTCCCGGGGACGTCCCGACCTGCAGTCCTCACGCTGTCTCCCTCCCGGTGTCTCATAAGAGGCACTCCGTGACGCGGGATCCTGTGCCAGGCCCATCAGCGAGAGGCTGTTGCTTCCTCTCGAGTGGGCTCACTGGAGCGTGGTCTTTAACTTCTGCAGATGTCCTGGCCTGGTGTTTGCCCACAAGGGCGCTGGGAAGACCAGGCTTGCTTCTTGTCCTACAATTCCTCCTAGCCTAGACCCAGAGCCTTAGTGGTAGGCAAGAAATCAGAAGCAGAAagacttattattattatctttttaaggTCAGACTATCTCTTCTCTGAACAGAGTGGAAAGGGGCAGGTCAGCCCAGGGAGGGGAATGTGCCGGCTGTCCACTCTGCTGCCTGCGTCCTCAAGAGTACAGACTTCAGCCTCAGGCTGAGGCCGGACAGTCACTCGGGGGCTTTCGTTCGGCTCTTTCTGAGCCTCACATTACCCCGCACTTCTTGCTGGGCAAGACACCGCGGTATGGAGACCACGCTATTTTCTGTGCTTGTTCATGTTATTCCATCCTTGGGCACAGACCGAGCTTGAGTTCCAAAGGAGTTGAGCTTTCACTTTGATTCTCAGAACGTGGGTTCTGTTTAACTCCACGCTTCTCAGAGTTCGTGGGTCCCTGGGAAAAGGTGCAGCGAGGTTCTGGAGCGCTTCCTACACTGAAGATTATGAGAAAGAAACGTGCGCTCAGCCAAACGTGTAGGTGAGACGGGTTAGTTTGCAAAATTTAAACAAACGTAAGCtgtcacagaaatttatttcccaggGGGTGCTGGCTGGGGGGAGAGGGCCCATCTGGCTCCAAGGTTCCCCTTCCTCACCAGTGTCCTTCGCTCTTT from Equus quagga isolate Etosha38 unplaced genomic scaffold, UCLA_HA_Equagga_1.0 85581_RagTag, whole genome shotgun sequence includes:
- the LOC124234537 gene encoding aldehyde oxidase 2-like, whose amino-acid sequence is MRHREGDSVRTAGLTIGAGCSLAQVKDILAGRVSELPEEKTQTYRALLKHLKRLAGQQIRNMASLGGHIMSRHCYSDLNPVLAVGNTALNLMSKEGTRQIPLDRDFLAGLASADLKPEEILESVYIPHSQRWEFVSAFRQAQCQQNALADVTAGMRVLFQEGTDTIEDLSLAYGGVGDATISAQKSCQQLLGRRWNEPMLDEACRLLLDEVSLPGGAPGGSVEFKRTLVVSFFFKFYLEVLQELKKPGKLLSVPLSPCLAQPICPPHPTPPCRVPKASGFHSLREAPHQPHSPGSSLLPFNS